The Hypanus sabinus isolate sHypSab1 chromosome 3, sHypSab1.hap1, whole genome shotgun sequence genome contains a region encoding:
- the LOC132390815 gene encoding uncharacterized protein LOC132390815: protein MEPVLRPDRLDLDPQDPDAALAFEHWLACFQSYLAELRATEPAVMHRILLSRVSSKVYSFIRDLPTYEGALDALKRQYLRPVNTVYARHRLATRQQRPGESCAEFLRALQTLVRACDCKTLTAEQHAELLVRDAFVTGLRSVYMRQRLLENSDLTLSSAIEKANALEAARHNADAVQSRDSPPVSWTPQTPPPPAPGSEFANAAASRHSTSSPTQTTAVARKELVLCYFCGQKKHPRQRCPAREATCSSCGKRGHFAKREMDRMVDQYQLQATFPYLDNITICGHDRPDHDANLQRFLQVAAALNLTYNRDKCVFGTTRLAILGYVVENGVIGPDPERMRPLLELPLPTTLKALRRCLGFFSYYAQWVPHYADKARPLVKSTSFPLSAEACAAFNCIKADIAKATMHAVDETAPFQVECDASDFALAATLNQEGRPVAFFSRTLQGSEIRHSAVEKEAQAIVEAVRHWRHYLAGKRFTVLTDQRSVAFLFSNQQRGKIKNDKILRWRIELSTYTYDILYQPGRLNEPPDALSRGTCASTQLDQLYALHAQLCHPGVTRFYHFVKARNLPYSLEDIRTMTRDCQICAECKPHFYCPDTAQLVKATRPFERLSVDFKGPLPSTDRNVYFLSVIDEFSRFPFAIPCPDTTATSVIKALRQLFTLFGYPCYIHSDRGSSFMSEELRQYLLARGIATSRTTSYNPRGNGQVERENATVWKATLLALKSKGLPVSRWQEVLPEALHSIRSLLCTSTNATPHERLFSFPRKSVTGTTLPVWLTSPGPVLLRKHVRSNKYSPLVERVHLLHANPQYAYVVLPDGREDTVSIRDLAPAGAADHYPEGSPVTVNPAPEVTPYSPGPTQTPHDTCIPGVSYAFIPGASHMHEGSPAPSGQEHAQPPSPVQSPMLPAPMRSQPVLRRSQRQIRPPDRLDL from the exons atggaacccgttttgcgtccggaccggttggatttggaccctcaagaccctgacgcagctctcgcttttgaacactggcttgcatgcttccaatcgtacttggcggagcttcgtgcgactgaacccgccgttatgcacagaatcctactctcgagggtctcctccaaagtttactcctttatccgggacctgccgacctacgaaggggcactggacgccctcaaacgacagtacctgcggccggtgaacaccgtctacgcaagacatcgcttagctacccggcaacagcggcctggcgaatcgtgcgctgagtttctccgagcactacagacactcgtccgagcttgtgactgcaagacgctcacggcagaacagcatgcggagctgctggtgcgagacgcctttgtgacgggactgaggtcagtgtacatgcgccagcggctgctggagaactcggatcttaccttaagctcggcgatagagaaggccaacgctctagaagctgcgcggcataacgccgacgctgtccagtcgcgcgattccccgccggtttcgtggacgcctcagaccccgccaccgccggctcccgggagcgaattcgccaacgccgccgccagtcgccattccacgagctccccgacccagaccacggctgtggcccgtaaggaactcgtgctttgttatttctgtggccaaaagaaacatcctcgacaacgctgtccagcgcgagaagcgacctgctccagctgcggaaagcggggccacttcgccaag agggaaatggaccggatggtggaccagtaccaactgcaggccacatttccctatctggataacatcaccatctgtggtcatgacaggccagatcacgacgccaacctccaacggtttctccaagtggccgcagctctgaaccttacttataacagggacaagtgtgtttttggtaccacccgccttgctatacttgggtatgtcgtggaaaacggggttattgggcctgatcccgaacgtatgcgccccctgttagagctccctcttcccaccactctcaaggccctcagacggtgcctggggtttttttcctattacgcccaatgggtcccccattacgcggacaaggctcgccccctggtcaagtctacctcgtttcccctctctgctgaggcctgcgcggccttcaactgcattaaagcggacattgccaaagctacgatgcatgcagtggacgagaccgctcccttccaagtggagtgtgatgcctccgatttcgctctggctgctacccttaatcaggaaggcagaccagtagcattcttttctcgcaccctccaaggctctgaaattcggcactccgcggtggagaaagaagcccaggccatagtggaggctgttaggcactggaggcactatcttgctggcaaaagattcactgtgctgaccgaccagcgctcggttgcgttcctgttcagcaaccaacagcggggcaagatcaaaaatgataagattttgcggtggaggatagaactctccacctacacctatgatatcctgtaccagcctggcagactcaatgagccccctgatgccctatcccggggaacatgtgctagcacacagctcgaccagctgtacgcccttcatgcacaactttgccatccgggggtcacccgattttaccattttgtgaaagctcggaacctgccgtactccctggaggacatcaggacgatgaccagggactgccaaatttgtgccgagtgcaaaccgcacttctactgtcctgacacggctcaacttgtcaaggccacccgcccttttgaacgcctgagtgttgactttaagggcccccttccctccactgaccgcaatgtctattttctcagtgttattgacgagttctcacggttcccctttgccatcccctgccccgacaccactgccacgtccgtcataaaagccctgcgccagctcttcactctgttcgggtatccctgctatatccacagtgatagagggtcctcctttatgagtgaggagctgcgccagtacttgctagctaggggcattgctaccagtcggaccacgagttataatccccggggtaatggccaggtagagcgggagaatgccacagtgtggaaggccacacttttagcccttaagtccaaagggttgccggtctctcgatggcaggaggtcctccctgaggcactgcactctatccgctctctgttatgtacgtccaccaatgccacccctcacgaacgcctattctcttttcccaggaagtctgtcactgggaccaccctaccagtttggctgacgtccccggggccagtgctgctccggaaacatgtgaggagcaataaatactccccgctggtggagagggttcaccttctccatgcgaacccccagtatgcttacgtggtcttacctgatgggcgggaggacacggtctccatccgcgacctggcacccgcaggtgcagcagaccactaccctgaaggctctccggtaactgtgaaccctgcaccagaggtgacaccgtactcaccaggccctacacagactcctcacgacacttgtataccgggcgtttcgtacgcatttataccaggcgcctcgcacatgcatgagggatcaccggcgcctagtgggcaagaacacgcgcaacccccgtcccctgtgcaatcgccaatgttgccggcacctatgcggtcacagccggtgctacgtagatcgcagcgacagattcgaccgcctgatcggcttgacttgtaa